The Candidatus Zixiibacteriota bacterium genomic interval AAATCGACCCGGACATACGGCAGCCCGATATTGAAGTGTTCTGTCGGGTAATTATTTGCCGCGACGTTGCCGCACGGCCTCGAAAAGACAAACCCCCGCAGCTACCGAGACATTCAGACATTCCACCGACCCGGACATCGGAATCTTTGCCATAAAATCACAGTGCTCCTCCGTCAATCGGCGCAGGCCTGTCCCCTCACTACCCATCACAATTGCCACCGGACCGGTCATGTCCATCTCGAAAACAGTCTTATCCGCGGCATCTGATGTACCGACAATCCAGAGTCCGGCCGCCTTAACAGTCTCCATTGTCCTGGCCAGATTCGTTACCTGAACGAACGGTATGCTCTCTGCCGCTCCGGAGGCAATTCTTCGGACCGTATCGGTCAGACCGACCGAACGGTCTTTCGGAGCCACCACCGCGTGTGCTCCGGCAGCGTCGGCCGTCCTCAAACACGCGCCAAGATTATGCGGGTCCTGTACCGTATCGAGAATCAGAATCAACGCCGGACCGCCGGAACCGCCAATTATCTCAATGAGGTCATCTTCGTTTTTCGCACCAATCTTCACGTTCAAATCGGCGTGTTTGCTGCCTCTCTCTGGCTTTACTTTTGCTTTGGGCTTGCGTGACAATCGCTGTCTCCAGTTTATATTCATCACTCGACGACCCAAGAACGCTCGATTGTTAAATAAAGTCAAGTCCCGATCTACCCACACCCGGCCCTGATTCCCTTGCGTTTCGGAGAAACTTGAGTATGTTTGACATGGTGAGGAAACTTCAGGAGACTATCATGTCAGTTCGGGAAATTATACAGTTGGGCGACCCGCGTCTTTATCAAAAGGCCGAAGAGGTCAGCCATGAGAAACTCCCCGTCCTTCGTCGTGTGGTGGCAGACATGCACGACACCATGATGGACTTCAGGCTGACTTACGGCTTCGGACGCGCTATTGCCGCGCCCCAGATAGGCGTGGCCAAACGGCTGATCTACATGTTCATCGATCAACCTGTCGTTTTGATCAACCCCATCCTGTTTGATTTGAGTAAGGACATGATGACAGTCTGGGACAATTGCATGTCCTTCCCGCATCTTCAAGTCAAAGTAAAGCGTCACAAAACGGGCAGAATCACCTTTCGCGATCTTAAGTTCAACGAGATCTCGTGGAACCTCGAAGGTGACCTGTCGGAGCTGCTTCAGCACGAGTGCGACCATCTCGATGGTATCCTCGCTGTCCAACGCGCTATCGACCCCAAGTCTTTTGCGGTGCGCACCCCCAAGGCACCTCGTTGACTGACATTAGCTTACGCGACACCGTTCCGCTGGCGCCCACCACAGACAAAAAACTTTTTGCGTAACTATACGTTACCCGTCTTTATATTGTATAGGGTCACAAAATACCAAAGGGAGGCTTAAGCCATGACGCGTATATTTATTAGCCTGGTCGCACTGCTTCTTTTGCTTACGATAATGCAGTGCTCTGACAGCAGCGACAGCTCGGTTAACGCTGTGATAATCGGCGGCGGCAACAATTCAGTGCTGAGTGATCAGGATAGTCTGAGCCCTGTCATCATCACCGATGTCTGGCCGCGAGCATTCTCACTGCTGGAGGTCGCTGTGGATGACGGCATCATGACGGCCAAGGTCCAGTACTCCGGCGGGTGCAAAGAGCATTTCTTTGAGTGCTTTATGACCCCGGCCGCATTCCTGGAATCAGACCCCGTACAGGCCTACCTGTATGTTCGTGTCAGCAGTGAGCCCGACCCGTGCGATGCTATCTTTACAGAGACTGTTTATTTTGACCTAACCCCGATTGCCGATCTCTACCTTGCTCATTACGGCACCCTTGACGAGATAGTCCTGAACGTCTATGAGTTCGGTACTGATAACAAGCTCGTGGTCTCTTACAATCC includes:
- a CDS encoding peptide deformylase, with the translated sequence MSVREIIQLGDPRLYQKAEEVSHEKLPVLRRVVADMHDTMMDFRLTYGFGRAIAAPQIGVAKRLIYMFIDQPVVLINPILFDLSKDMMTVWDNCMSFPHLQVKVKRHKTGRITFRDLKFNEISWNLEGDLSELLQHECDHLDGILAVQRAIDPKSFAVRTPKAPR
- the rlmB gene encoding 23S rRNA (guanosine(2251)-2'-O)-methyltransferase RlmB, producing the protein MNVKIGAKNEDDLIEIIGGSGGPALILILDTVQDPHNLGACLRTADAAGAHAVVAPKDRSVGLTDTVRRIASGAAESIPFVQVTNLARTMETVKAAGLWIVGTSDAADKTVFEMDMTGPVAIVMGSEGTGLRRLTEEHCDFMAKIPMSGSVECLNVSVAAGVCLFEAVRQRRGK